In a single window of the Microbacterium sulfonylureivorans genome:
- a CDS encoding AAA family ATPase, with the protein MAGAEDAVPGSVVTPGDLGLAEPDVVVAHIADPERERLRLQSADLGGRSTLLHFTDASDASIEITKAHPGSLPQFITGRSTLLSNLFRDEVALRNARLAAERITAKNLELRTTRGLEPVHLAVGLATWRIGGMDCSAPVLLRPLAIRRHHADFELKLHGSFVVNPELVRAMRTHFSIELDGAGLAALAHEGGVFKPQPVIDHLRALTSWIESYTVKPRLLVSSFADVGGAMARDAADLDHPVLNALAGHPADRETLTAGREVIEPASPDERPPAADMLLLDADSEQERVLARITAGQSLAVHTLPGTGGTQTIINAVGALVRDGKRVLVVSARSSTIDGIRHRLAGIGLPGLAVSPRRLQRDLIRAIGRNEKAEQPKIADIDDALVRLRGVLRDYRGAVTAQHPSLGVSVLDILRSLATLSARQPAPSTAARFDGATLERLAGGRADAAAKLSAAARLGEFRFGPDDSPWYGVSFSTTEQARAAHALAGKLHRSDIPSLLERGYELIAQTRMRPFHTIAELGAYLRLLQGIRDSLDRFSLTVFERPLGELIQAHAPRRDAPNMSGPNRRRLRRLSREYVRPGVHVPDMYEALVRIQQQRTEWQRCVDAGVTPEVPLGLSDVHVAWARVDAELGEVDAILGRTGPDRLATLPVKQLVRTLAGLAADSDVFDNLKERATLRTELAGLGLEPLLAELSVRHVPEAEVADELEYAWWQSALELLLRTDRAVLGANTAVVDRLERDFRLVDEAHAAASGPLLAAQLATQWRIGIVDHPAEAGALKLALKNGAVTPTDLAVVAPALTRTVAPVWLSSPYDVPDIPASPEFDVVILADAAALCLAEAAPALRRGRQIVVFGDPVTQKPTPFRVAAGVPGDDDEPAEPFDPTSVFERLAELLPVETLTRSYRAGGEDLAELVNDAFYGGELVSLPWAGSYLGRGSLGVDYVEGGTGAPDPVTGAVESPDAEVARVVTLVVEHAVNRGTESLMVVTASTRHAERIRAAVEAAFAGRSDVADFVSRDTAEPFAVLTLEESVAESRDRVIFSLGFGLTKHGRVLSDFGDLSTPDGERLLTVGMTRARRSMVIVSSIRPSAFDDGRLEHGAATLMAILGGIAAKAREARLEDLADPLTLALARELRRLGLSVDVHYRGLLPLVAQYDGKAVVVESDPETIGESLRESLRLRPQILRRLGWHYVRVHSFDLYSDPAGVAQRIAAMLGVPPEAPRVETDTQPIDVVE; encoded by the coding sequence CTCGAGCCCGTGCACCTCGCCGTCGGACTGGCCACCTGGCGGATCGGCGGCATGGACTGCTCGGCGCCCGTCCTGCTGCGCCCCCTCGCGATCCGCCGCCACCACGCGGACTTCGAGCTCAAGCTCCACGGCTCGTTCGTGGTCAACCCCGAACTGGTCCGGGCGATGCGCACGCACTTCAGCATCGAGCTCGACGGTGCGGGCCTGGCGGCGCTCGCACACGAGGGCGGGGTGTTCAAGCCGCAGCCGGTGATCGACCACCTGCGCGCCCTGACGTCGTGGATCGAGTCGTACACGGTCAAGCCGCGCCTCCTGGTGTCGAGCTTCGCCGATGTCGGGGGTGCGATGGCGCGCGACGCCGCCGACCTCGACCACCCGGTGCTCAACGCGCTCGCCGGTCATCCCGCCGACCGCGAGACCCTCACCGCGGGTCGCGAGGTCATCGAGCCCGCGAGTCCCGACGAGCGCCCGCCCGCGGCCGACATGCTCCTGCTCGACGCCGACTCCGAGCAGGAGCGCGTGCTCGCGCGCATCACCGCCGGGCAGTCGCTCGCCGTCCACACGCTTCCGGGCACCGGCGGCACCCAGACGATCATCAACGCGGTCGGCGCCCTCGTCCGCGACGGCAAGCGGGTGCTCGTGGTGAGCGCGCGCAGCTCGACGATCGACGGCATCCGGCACCGGCTCGCGGGCATCGGCCTGCCCGGGCTCGCCGTGTCGCCTCGCCGTCTGCAGCGCGACCTGATCCGCGCGATCGGCCGCAACGAGAAGGCCGAGCAGCCGAAGATCGCCGACATCGACGACGCGCTCGTCCGCCTGCGCGGAGTGCTCCGCGACTACCGGGGAGCCGTGACGGCGCAGCATCCGTCGCTCGGCGTCTCGGTGCTCGACATCCTCCGCTCGCTCGCCACGCTGTCGGCGCGGCAGCCCGCGCCCTCGACCGCCGCCCGATTCGACGGGGCCACCCTGGAGCGCCTCGCCGGCGGTCGCGCCGACGCGGCGGCGAAGCTGTCGGCCGCCGCGCGACTGGGCGAATTCCGCTTCGGACCCGACGACTCGCCCTGGTACGGCGTGTCGTTCTCCACCACCGAGCAGGCCCGTGCCGCGCACGCCCTCGCCGGCAAGCTGCACCGCAGCGACATCCCGAGCCTGCTCGAGCGCGGGTACGAGCTCATCGCCCAGACCCGGATGCGGCCGTTCCACACGATCGCCGAGCTCGGCGCGTACCTGCGCCTGCTGCAGGGGATCCGCGACTCGCTGGACCGGTTCAGCCTCACGGTGTTCGAGCGTCCGCTCGGAGAGCTCATCCAGGCGCACGCGCCCCGCCGCGACGCGCCGAACATGAGCGGGCCGAATCGGCGCCGTCTCCGCAGGCTGTCGCGCGAGTACGTCCGTCCCGGCGTGCACGTTCCCGACATGTACGAGGCGCTCGTGCGCATCCAGCAGCAGCGCACCGAGTGGCAGCGCTGCGTCGACGCCGGTGTCACGCCCGAGGTGCCGCTCGGACTGAGCGACGTCCATGTGGCGTGGGCACGGGTGGATGCCGAGCTCGGCGAGGTCGACGCGATCCTCGGACGCACCGGTCCCGACCGCCTCGCGACGCTCCCGGTGAAGCAGCTCGTGCGGACGCTCGCGGGGCTGGCGGCCGACTCCGACGTGTTCGACAACCTCAAGGAGCGCGCGACGCTGCGCACCGAGCTCGCCGGTCTCGGCCTCGAGCCGCTGCTCGCGGAGCTCTCCGTCCGCCACGTGCCCGAGGCGGAGGTCGCGGACGAGCTGGAGTACGCGTGGTGGCAGTCGGCGCTCGAGCTCCTGCTGCGAACCGACCGCGCCGTCCTGGGCGCCAACACCGCTGTGGTCGACCGCCTGGAACGCGACTTCCGGCTCGTCGACGAGGCGCATGCCGCGGCATCCGGACCCCTGCTCGCCGCCCAGCTCGCGACCCAGTGGCGCATCGGCATCGTCGACCACCCCGCCGAGGCGGGCGCACTCAAGCTCGCGCTGAAGAACGGCGCGGTGACGCCGACCGACCTCGCCGTCGTCGCCCCGGCCCTGACGCGCACCGTGGCGCCGGTGTGGCTTTCGTCGCCCTACGACGTGCCCGACATCCCGGCGTCGCCCGAGTTCGACGTCGTGATCCTCGCGGATGCCGCGGCCCTCTGCCTCGCCGAGGCCGCGCCCGCGCTGCGGCGCGGCCGCCAGATCGTCGTCTTCGGCGATCCCGTGACACAGAAGCCGACGCCGTTCCGCGTGGCCGCGGGCGTGCCGGGCGACGACGACGAGCCGGCCGAGCCCTTCGACCCGACGAGCGTGTTCGAGCGGCTCGCCGAGCTTCTTCCGGTCGAGACCCTCACGCGCAGCTACCGCGCAGGCGGCGAGGACCTCGCCGAGCTCGTCAACGACGCGTTCTACGGCGGCGAGCTCGTCTCGCTGCCGTGGGCGGGGTCGTACCTCGGCCGCGGCAGCCTCGGTGTCGACTACGTCGAAGGCGGCACAGGTGCGCCCGATCCGGTGACCGGCGCGGTCGAGAGCCCCGATGCCGAGGTCGCGCGCGTCGTGACGCTCGTCGTCGAGCACGCCGTCAACCGCGGCACCGAGTCGCTCATGGTCGTGACGGCCAGCACCCGGCATGCGGAACGCATCCGCGCGGCGGTGGAGGCGGCCTTCGCCGGCAGATCGGATGTCGCGGACTTCGTGTCGCGCGACACCGCCGAGCCCTTCGCCGTGCTGACGCTCGAGGAGTCCGTCGCCGAGAGCCGCGACCGCGTGATCTTCTCGCTCGGATTCGGCCTGACCAAGCACGGCCGGGTGCTGAGCGACTTCGGCGACCTCTCGACCCCCGACGGCGAGCGGCTGCTCACGGTGGGGATGACCCGCGCCCGCCGGTCGATGGTGATCGTGTCGTCCATCCGGCCGTCCGCGTTCGACGACGGACGGCTCGAGCACGGGGCGGCGACGCTCATGGCCATCCTCGGCGGGATCGCCGCGAAGGCGCGCGAAGCCCGCCTCGAAGACCTCGCCGATCCGCTCACCCTGGCGCTCGCGCGCGAGCTGCGTCGTCTCGGCCTGTCGGTCGACGTGCACTACCGCGGGCTGCTCCCGCTCGTCGCTCAGTACGACGGCAAGGCGGTCGTGGTCGAGAGCGACCCCGAGACGATCGGCGAGTCGCTGCGGGAGTCGCTCCGCCTGCGCCCCCAGATCCTCCGCAGGCTCGGGTGGCACTACGTGCGCGTGCACTCGTTCGACCTGTACAGCGACCCCGCGGGCGTCGCCCAGCGCATCGCCGCGATGCTCGGCGTCCCACCCGAGGCCCCGCGCGTCGAGACCGACACGCAGCCGATCGATGTCGTCGAGTAG